A section of the Orenia marismortui DSM 5156 genome encodes:
- a CDS encoding DUF1858 domain-containing protein produces MKIKKEDTISEVLQKYPEVAEVFMSFGMHCLGCPTATGESIEQAVMVHGIDLDEMLKALNEKASE; encoded by the coding sequence ATGAAAATAAAAAAAGAAGATACTATTTCTGAAGTGTTACAAAAATATCCAGAGGTTGCAGAGGTATTTATGTCCTTTGGTATGCATTGTTTAGGTTGTCCTACAGCTACTGGAGAATCAATAGAACAGGCAGTTATGGTACATGGGATTGATTTAGATGAAATGCTTAAAGCTTTAAATGAGAAAGCATCAGAATAG
- a CDS encoding Gfo/Idh/MocA family protein: MKIGVIGLGDIAQKAYLPIIGVKRGIELVFCTRNEEKLNYLADKYKVSSKVRSIDELIESNIKAAFVHAATIAHVSIVEKLLNNNIDVYVDKPISYSIDESRRIVNLAKEKGLKLMIGFNRRYAPMYQKLKEIDSPAMIMLEKNRLSKPQEVREVIYDDFIHIVDTMRFLAGDEAEDIVQNITVDGIVKDNLLYQVIVKLRGKNLTVIGIMNRDSGVNEENAQVIASNNKVVVKDLVEMTTYKDGEEKITRVNDWSPMLDNRGFANIIDSFLSLIKEDKANISSMSDALKTHELCELIISKLLKN, encoded by the coding sequence TTGAAGATAGGAGTTATTGGTCTAGGGGATATAGCACAAAAGGCCTATTTACCTATTATTGGAGTTAAAAGAGGAATTGAATTAGTTTTTTGTACTAGAAATGAAGAAAAGTTAAATTATTTAGCTGATAAATATAAAGTTAGTAGCAAAGTTAGAAGTATAGATGAACTAATAGAAAGTAATATTAAAGCTGCTTTTGTACATGCAGCTACTATAGCTCACGTATCAATTGTTGAAAAATTATTGAATAATAATATAGACGTATATGTAGATAAGCCAATATCCTATTCTATAGATGAATCAAGAAGGATTGTAAACTTAGCCAAAGAAAAAGGATTAAAGTTAATGATTGGATTTAATCGAAGGTATGCACCAATGTATCAGAAATTAAAAGAAATAGATAGTCCAGCAATGATCATGTTAGAAAAGAATAGATTATCTAAACCCCAAGAAGTACGTGAGGTTATTTATGATGATTTTATACATATTGTTGATACTATGAGATTTTTAGCTGGAGATGAAGCAGAAGATATTGTACAAAATATTACAGTAGATGGGATTGTAAAGGATAATTTACTTTATCAAGTTATAGTTAAATTAAGAGGAAAAAATTTAACTGTAATAGGTATTATGAATAGAGATAGTGGGGTAAATGAAGAAAATGCTCAAGTTATAGCATCAAATAATAAGGTTGTAGTTAAAGATTTAGTAGAGATGACTACTTATAAAGATGGTGAAGAAAAAATAACTAGGGTAAATGATTGGTCTCCAATGTTAGATAACAGAGGTTTTGCCAATATAATTGATTCATTTTTGAGTCTGATTAAAGAGGATAAAGCTAATATTTCTTCTATGTCTGATGCTTTAAAAACTCATGAGTTATGTGAATTAATTATAAGTAAGCTTCTTAAGAATTAA
- a CDS encoding M15 family metallopeptidase, protein MAKDKNSNKDKLLLDSKNKKRNSKNPKQNDLEIKDPSSPLILVNKEQGLTEGFIPDDLVIPNIPFSFNENLPKKQMKKIAARAIERLFAQAKKDKIDIVGVSAYRSYQRQKDIFAYNAKKDGVTAANKYSAHAGHSEHQTGLAIDVSSPKINYKLIEEFGETKEGRWLQKNAPTYGFIIRYPKDKEEITGYQYEPWHLRYVGVEHALAIANKDSTLENYLYS, encoded by the coding sequence TTGGCAAAAGATAAAAATTCCAATAAAGATAAGCTGCTTCTTGATTCAAAGAATAAAAAAAGAAACTCCAAAAATCCTAAGCAGAATGACTTAGAAATAAAAGATCCTTCAAGCCCCTTAATACTAGTAAATAAAGAACAGGGATTAACTGAGGGATTTATCCCTGATGATCTTGTTATTCCTAATATTCCTTTCTCCTTTAATGAAAACCTACCAAAAAAACAGATGAAAAAGATTGCTGCAAGAGCAATAGAAAGATTATTTGCCCAAGCTAAAAAAGATAAGATTGATATTGTAGGAGTTTCTGCATATAGATCTTATCAGCGTCAAAAAGATATCTTTGCCTATAATGCTAAAAAAGATGGTGTCACAGCAGCTAATAAATATAGCGCTCATGCTGGACATAGTGAACATCAAACTGGATTAGCAATTGATGTTTCTAGTCCAAAAATAAACTATAAATTAATTGAAGAGTTTGGAGAAACTAAAGAAGGAAGATGGCTACAAAAGAATGCTCCAACATATGGTTTTATAATTAGATATCCTAAAGATAAAGAAGAGATTACCGGATATCAATATGAGCCTTGGCATTTAAGATATGTAGGAGTAGAACATGCTCTTGCAATAGCAAATAAAGATTCAACATTAGAAAACTATCTTTATAGTTAA
- a CDS encoding DUF1540 domain-containing protein, giving the protein MGKKIHVHCTVDNCQWWAENNLCVAEKILVVSDDFAKKLPNEVDVEQTNQIVDDLGLSPVNECYESCCKTFVPRDKYQRGMGATEYNKVEV; this is encoded by the coding sequence ATGGGGAAAAAAATACACGTTCACTGTACAGTAGATAATTGTCAATGGTGGGCTGAGAATAATCTATGTGTAGCAGAAAAAATATTAGTGGTAAGTGATGATTTTGCTAAAAAGCTACCAAATGAGGTTGATGTAGAACAGACCAATCAAATAGTCGATGATTTAGGACTATCACCAGTGAATGAATGTTATGAAAGCTGCTGTAAAACTTTTGTCCCACGTGATAAATATCAAAGGGGAATGGGAGCGACTGAATATAATAAAGTAGAAGTATAA